The following coding sequences lie in one Frigoribacterium sp. SL97 genomic window:
- a CDS encoding DUF6504 family protein, with protein MRVDEKVPVETTADGAPLRFEWRGVVYGVVSSPELWVTRTDWWRSATRAPRGASAHLLEMTVWRVDAVPLTDGAHRVDGTFDLALDGRGDSWLLLGVFDDRVEQQLFA; from the coding sequence ATGAGGGTGGACGAGAAGGTCCCGGTCGAGACGACCGCCGACGGGGCGCCCCTGCGCTTCGAGTGGCGGGGGGTCGTGTACGGCGTCGTCAGTTCGCCCGAACTCTGGGTCACTCGGACCGACTGGTGGCGATCGGCGACCCGGGCACCACGCGGGGCGAGCGCGCACCTGCTCGAGATGACGGTCTGGCGGGTCGACGCCGTGCCGCTCACGGACGGTGCCCACCGGGTCGACGGCACCTTCGACCTGGCGCTCGACGGCCGAGGCGACTCGTGGTTGCTGCTCGGGGTGTTCGACGACCGGGTCGAGCAGCAGCTGTTCGCCTGA
- a CDS encoding glucose-6-phosphate dehydrogenase yields MTDTTTLIILGASGDLTERLLLPGLASLLKSDRGVDVQLIGTGRSERSPEEWDDVVKTAFNGDAGSDLAKKTLASSRYIQGDPTTVEHLKALFEASEGTPVMYFALPPAISTKVIQALAEIDLPDGLRLALEKPFGSDEESARELNAELLKIVPEERIHRTDHFLGRATVLNMIGLRFANRLFEPVWNSENIEKVEIFYDEVLGLEGRAQYYDKAGALIDMIQSHLLQVLAVIAMDAPSSIDSVELRSEIARVLRATWVKDADPVASSRRAQYAAGTIDGKDVPAYADEDGVDNERQTETLAEVEFEVKTRRWAGVPFILRSGKGMTKIRKEVLITFKPVPALPEGLNGSSTPDTLRIEISPETMELGVTTNGSGNPFDLEKSTMSVTLGKPELTPYGEVLSGIFHDDPTLSIRGDVAERCWAIVAPVIEAWKADQVPLDTYAAGSTGPSDWPA; encoded by the coding sequence GTGACAGACACCACCACCCTCATCATCCTCGGAGCCAGCGGAGACCTCACCGAGCGTCTGCTGCTCCCCGGCCTCGCGAGCCTGCTCAAGAGCGACCGCGGCGTCGACGTCCAGCTCATCGGCACCGGCCGCAGCGAGCGCAGCCCCGAAGAGTGGGACGACGTCGTGAAGACCGCCTTCAACGGCGACGCCGGCAGCGACCTCGCCAAGAAGACGCTGGCGTCGAGCCGGTACATCCAGGGCGACCCGACCACGGTCGAGCACCTGAAGGCCCTGTTCGAGGCCAGCGAGGGCACGCCGGTCATGTACTTCGCCCTGCCGCCCGCCATCAGCACCAAGGTGATCCAGGCGCTCGCCGAGATCGACCTGCCCGACGGCCTGCGCCTCGCCCTCGAGAAGCCGTTCGGCTCGGACGAAGAGAGCGCTCGCGAGCTCAACGCCGAACTCCTCAAGATCGTCCCCGAGGAGCGCATCCACCGCACCGACCACTTCCTCGGTCGCGCGACGGTCCTCAACATGATCGGCCTGCGCTTCGCCAACCGCCTCTTCGAGCCGGTCTGGAACAGCGAGAACATCGAGAAGGTCGAGATCTTCTACGACGAGGTCCTCGGCCTCGAGGGTCGCGCCCAGTACTACGACAAGGCCGGCGCACTGATCGACATGATCCAGAGCCACCTGCTGCAGGTGCTCGCCGTCATCGCGATGGACGCCCCGTCGAGCATCGACTCGGTCGAGCTGCGCAGCGAGATCGCCCGCGTCCTGCGCGCCACCTGGGTCAAGGACGCCGACCCGGTCGCCTCGAGCCGTCGCGCCCAGTACGCGGCCGGCACGATCGACGGCAAGGACGTCCCCGCCTACGCCGACGAGGACGGCGTCGACAACGAGCGCCAGACCGAGACCCTCGCCGAGGTCGAGTTCGAGGTCAAGACCCGTCGCTGGGCGGGCGTGCCGTTCATCCTGCGTTCGGGCAAGGGCATGACCAAGATCCGCAAAGAGGTGCTCATCACCTTCAAGCCGGTCCCCGCGCTTCCCGAGGGCCTCAACGGCTCGTCGACGCCCGACACGCTCCGCATCGAGATCAGCCCCGAGACGATGGAGCTCGGCGTCACCACGAACGGCTCGGGCAACCCCTTCGACCTCGAGAAGTCGACGATGTCGGTCACCCTGGGCAAGCCCGAGCTCACGCCCTACGGCGAGGTGCTCAGCGGCATCTTCCACGACGACCCGACGCTCTCGATCCGCGGCGACGTGGCCGAGCGCTGCTGGGCGATCGTCGCTCCCGTGATCGAGGCCTGGAAGGCCGACCAGGTGCCCCTCGACACCTACGCCGCCGGGTCGACCGGTCCGTCGGACTGGCCCGCCTGA
- the pnuC gene encoding nicotinamide riboside transporter PnuC, which produces MNPLLWLFDAQVHIGDQTILWREVVGNVFGLLSALGGMRRKVWAWPIGIVGNALLFTVFLGAVFDTPNPVNLLGQAARQVMFIVVSIYGWYRWKHADDAGGAAVEPRWAGWKNRVLIVVVLVGGTAALTPLFRLLGSYEPVWADAWIFTGSLLATYGMAKGWVEFWLIWVAVDLVGTPLLFSAGYYASAFMYVFYGAFTLAGFVVWARTRRQKPKVETLWPDPTLQR; this is translated from the coding sequence ATGAATCCGTTGCTGTGGTTGTTCGACGCGCAGGTGCACATCGGCGACCAGACGATCCTCTGGCGCGAGGTGGTGGGCAACGTCTTCGGCCTGCTCAGCGCCCTCGGCGGCATGAGGCGCAAGGTCTGGGCCTGGCCGATCGGCATCGTGGGCAACGCGCTGCTGTTCACCGTCTTCCTCGGCGCGGTGTTCGACACCCCCAACCCGGTGAACCTGCTCGGGCAGGCCGCACGCCAGGTGATGTTCATCGTGGTGTCGATCTACGGCTGGTACCGCTGGAAGCACGCCGACGACGCCGGCGGCGCGGCCGTCGAGCCCCGCTGGGCGGGGTGGAAGAACCGGGTGCTGATCGTCGTCGTCCTCGTCGGCGGCACCGCCGCGTTGACCCCCTTGTTCCGCCTGCTGGGGTCGTACGAACCCGTGTGGGCCGACGCCTGGATCTTCACCGGGTCGCTCCTCGCCACCTACGGCATGGCCAAGGGCTGGGTCGAGTTCTGGTTGATCTGGGTCGCGGTCGACCTCGTCGGCACTCCCCTGTTGTTCAGCGCCGGCTACTACGCGTCGGCGTTCATGTACGTCTTCTACGGCGCCTTCACGCTCGCGGGGTTCGTCGTCTGGGCTCGCACCCGGCGGCAGAAGCCCAAGGTCGAGACGCTCTGGCCCGATCCGACGCTGCAACGCTGA
- a CDS encoding App1 family protein, whose protein sequence is MPDTRKAPPAAVEPFLHRAARIENSVHRFREKRARRRGLLPTVVPYTGYGAPGWARVLSRVLLTRTGTLSGVDRLNVRGWRSFTSVPVEKALVEVSLGGRVQRVQADRGGVLDARIAVDLEPGWHVATLSTEGSVPVEAPIFVIDPEARFGIVSDIDDTVMVTSLPRPLLAAWNTFVLNEHARRPVPGMAVLYERLNAANPGCPVIYLSTGAWNVAPTLSRFLSRNLYPSGALLLTDWGPTHDRIFRSGRLHKQESLRRLADEFPELKWLLVGDDGQHDEELYGTFLHDHPENVAAVAIRQLSPSEAVLAGGRSRSEHAEGSDVVWVSAPDGAGLWEQLLDNGVID, encoded by the coding sequence ATGCCCGACACCCGCAAGGCACCGCCCGCCGCCGTCGAGCCCTTCCTCCACCGAGCGGCCCGCATCGAGAACTCGGTCCACCGTTTCCGCGAGAAGCGAGCCCGACGCCGCGGCCTCCTGCCCACCGTCGTGCCGTACACCGGCTACGGCGCTCCCGGATGGGCGCGGGTGCTGTCCCGGGTCCTGCTCACCCGGACGGGCACACTGTCGGGCGTGGACCGCCTCAACGTCCGGGGGTGGCGCAGCTTCACCAGCGTGCCCGTCGAGAAGGCCCTGGTCGAGGTCTCGCTCGGCGGTCGCGTCCAACGCGTCCAGGCCGACCGCGGTGGCGTGCTCGACGCGCGCATTGCCGTCGACCTCGAACCCGGCTGGCACGTCGCGACCCTGAGCACCGAGGGGTCCGTGCCGGTCGAGGCGCCGATCTTCGTCATCGATCCGGAGGCGCGGTTCGGCATCGTCTCGGACATCGACGACACCGTGATGGTCACCTCGTTGCCCCGGCCGCTGCTCGCGGCCTGGAACACCTTCGTGCTCAACGAGCACGCCCGGCGCCCGGTGCCCGGCATGGCCGTGCTCTACGAGCGCCTGAACGCGGCGAACCCCGGGTGCCCCGTCATCTACCTCTCGACGGGCGCCTGGAACGTGGCGCCGACGCTGTCCCGCTTCCTGTCCCGCAACCTGTACCCGAGCGGCGCACTCCTGTTGACCGACTGGGGCCCCACCCACGACCGGATCTTCCGCAGCGGTCGCCTGCACAAACAGGAGTCCCTGCGCCGCCTCGCCGACGAGTTCCCCGAGCTCAAGTGGCTGCTCGTCGGCGACGACGGGCAGCACGACGAAGAGCTGTACGGCACGTTCCTGCACGACCACCCCGAGAACGTGGCCGCCGTGGCGATCCGTCAGCTGTCGCCGAGCGAGGCCGTGCTGGCCGGTGGACGGTCGCGGTCGGAACACGCCGAGGGCAGCGACGTCGTCTGGGTGTCGGCACCCGACGGCGCCGGCCTGTGGGAACAACTCCTCGACAACGGCGTGATCGACTGA
- a CDS encoding helix-turn-helix domain-containing protein, which translates to MFDDDQAARVPVPPLVSTDERERQVGEQVRRLRLDRGLDQLELARRADLSPSTVQSLEAGRGSTLRTLVRVLRALGADDVLGGIAPASAVSPLDVLRSAGDEPRRRVYRPRGGRSPGGDS; encoded by the coding sequence GTGTTCGACGACGACCAGGCCGCACGAGTGCCGGTGCCCCCGCTCGTGTCGACGGACGAGCGTGAACGCCAGGTCGGCGAGCAGGTCCGTCGCCTGAGGCTCGACAGGGGACTCGACCAGCTCGAACTCGCCCGACGGGCCGACCTGTCCCCCAGCACGGTGCAGTCCCTCGAGGCCGGCCGCGGCAGCACGTTGCGCACGCTCGTCCGCGTCCTGCGGGCCCTCGGTGCCGACGACGTCCTCGGGGGCATCGCCCCGGCGAGCGCCGTCAGCCCGCTCGACGTGCTGCGGTCGGCGGGCGACGAGCCGCGACGTCGGGTGTATCGCCCGCGGGGCGGACGATCGCCGGGCGGCGACTCGTGA
- a CDS encoding glycoside hydrolase family 15 protein, translating to MRRCNADPGPGARWFDERMPLPIENYALIGDLHTGGLVGSDGSIDWLCLPRFDSASTFGALLGDHDAGRWLVAPSDAAATSTRRYVDDTFVLVTRWTTPTGVVEVTDLMPYGDRRADVVRRVTGVSGTVSMHVDLAIRFGYGTALPWVRQIPEGDETALVATAGPDAVVVRGPRLTATDHTHEATFDVSPGETVDLSLTWYPSHREPPAPLDVPAGIDETVAWWQAWASRCSAPEAYAPEVHRSLLILRALTNEDTGGIVAAATTSLPERFGGSRNWDYRYVWLRDASMTLQALILHGYAEEADRWRGWLLRAIAGDPADVQIMYGLAGERYLHESELGHLPGYDGASPVRIGNAAYEQYQGDIFGEVMVALHEARLLGVEESEYSWPLQRALMQYVEDNWTRPDNGIWEIRGELQHFTHSRVMIWAALDRAIKGIEQFGLDGPVDRWRRLRDEVRTEIETRGWNADRASFTQHYGTTEVDASLLQLPQVGFVAADDPRMLGTVAAIEHDLLQDGLLLRYRTESGIDGLDGAENPFLTCSFWLAEQYAASGRVDDAVALMDRLVGYCNDVGMLSEEIEVATGRHVGNTPQALSHLALVRAADAIGKAHDRG from the coding sequence ATCCGACGCTGCAACGCTGATCCCGGCCCCGGCGCGCGCTGGTTTGATGAGCGCATGCCCCTGCCCATCGAGAACTACGCACTGATCGGCGACCTGCACACCGGAGGCCTCGTCGGCTCCGACGGCAGCATCGACTGGCTCTGCCTCCCCCGCTTCGACTCCGCGTCGACCTTCGGTGCCCTGCTCGGCGACCACGACGCCGGACGCTGGCTCGTGGCCCCCTCCGACGCCGCCGCCACCTCGACCCGGCGATACGTCGACGACACCTTCGTGCTCGTCACCCGCTGGACGACGCCCACCGGAGTGGTCGAGGTCACCGACCTCATGCCCTACGGCGACCGGCGGGCCGACGTCGTCCGCCGGGTGACCGGGGTCTCGGGCACCGTCTCGATGCACGTGGACCTCGCGATCCGGTTCGGCTACGGGACGGCCCTCCCCTGGGTGCGGCAGATCCCCGAGGGCGACGAGACGGCCCTCGTCGCCACGGCCGGGCCCGACGCCGTCGTGGTCCGCGGCCCGCGGCTGACGGCCACCGACCACACGCACGAGGCGACGTTCGACGTCTCCCCCGGCGAGACGGTCGACCTCAGCCTCACCTGGTACCCGTCCCATCGCGAACCGCCGGCGCCCCTCGACGTGCCGGCCGGCATCGACGAGACCGTCGCCTGGTGGCAGGCATGGGCCTCACGCTGCTCGGCCCCCGAGGCCTACGCCCCCGAGGTGCACCGGTCGCTCCTGATCCTCCGAGCCCTCACCAACGAGGACACCGGAGGCATCGTCGCCGCGGCGACCACTAGCCTGCCCGAACGGTTCGGCGGCTCGCGCAACTGGGACTACCGCTACGTCTGGCTGCGTGACGCGTCGATGACGCTGCAGGCCCTCATCCTGCACGGATACGCCGAGGAGGCCGACCGGTGGCGCGGCTGGCTGCTGCGTGCCATCGCCGGGGACCCCGCCGACGTGCAGATCATGTACGGCCTGGCCGGCGAGCGGTACCTGCACGAGAGCGAACTCGGGCATCTGCCCGGCTACGACGGGGCCTCACCGGTGCGCATCGGGAACGCCGCGTACGAGCAGTACCAGGGCGACATCTTCGGCGAGGTGATGGTGGCCCTGCACGAAGCCCGCCTGCTCGGCGTCGAGGAGAGCGAGTACTCGTGGCCCCTGCAGCGTGCCCTCATGCAGTACGTCGAGGACAACTGGACCCGGCCCGACAACGGCATCTGGGAGATCCGCGGCGAGTTGCAGCACTTCACCCACTCGAGGGTGATGATCTGGGCCGCTCTGGACCGGGCCATCAAGGGCATCGAGCAGTTCGGCCTCGACGGCCCGGTCGACCGGTGGCGCCGGCTGCGTGACGAGGTGCGCACCGAGATCGAGACCCGCGGCTGGAACGCCGACCGCGCCTCCTTCACCCAGCACTACGGCACGACCGAGGTCGACGCGTCCCTGCTGCAGCTGCCGCAGGTCGGCTTCGTCGCCGCCGACGACCCCCGGATGCTCGGCACCGTCGCCGCCATCGAGCACGATCTGCTGCAGGACGGCCTGCTCCTGCGTTACCGCACCGAGAGCGGCATCGACGGCCTGGACGGGGCGGAGAACCCGTTCTTGACCTGCTCGTTCTGGCTGGCCGAGCAGTACGCCGCCTCGGGGCGCGTCGACGACGCCGTCGCCCTGATGGACCGGCTGGTCGGCTACTGCAACGACGTCGGGATGCTCTCGGAGGAGATCGAGGTCGCGACGGGGCGCCACGTCGGCAACACCCCGCAGGCGTTGTCGCACCTGGCGCTGGTGCGCGCGGCCGACGCGATCGGGAAGGCGCACGACCGCGGGTGA
- a CDS encoding type II toxin-antitoxin system HipA family toxin: protein MSWVPVRAVEVTAWGLRVGAVALDPGIGAYVFEYYPDWVARGIELAPLTMPVRTRRHVFPQLPEATFHRLPAVLADAMPDDFGNAVIDAWLVRQGVSRQQVSPLDRLAYMADRAMGALEFRPARGPRQRTTSAVELSALVEGARSVLDASFGDDREAESAIRSLIQVGTSAGGARAKAVVAWNRGTGEIRSGQVAAPDGFEHWLIKLDGVGPDSELGSGGLAGRVEYAYSLMAGAAGIDMAECRLLDENGRSHFMTRRFDRRAEGKAHVLTLCGAAHLDFRQRQAHDYGQLFDAVRRMGSGDEAMAQAFRRMVFNVLAANNDDHTKNSSFLLAGPEASWGLSPAYDVTFAHNPTGRWTYQHLMGVDGVFRDVSRADVMRLADRFLVRDASGIVDEVRDAVGRWRSFADEAGLPREAVVHVEEALPGW, encoded by the coding sequence GTGAGCTGGGTCCCGGTCCGGGCGGTCGAGGTGACGGCGTGGGGTCTCCGGGTGGGGGCCGTGGCGCTCGACCCGGGGATCGGGGCGTACGTCTTCGAGTACTACCCGGACTGGGTGGCGCGCGGCATCGAGTTGGCACCACTGACGATGCCGGTGCGTACGCGGCGGCACGTCTTCCCGCAGTTGCCCGAGGCGACGTTCCATCGCCTGCCCGCCGTGCTGGCGGACGCGATGCCGGACGACTTCGGCAATGCGGTGATCGACGCCTGGTTGGTGCGCCAGGGGGTGTCACGGCAGCAGGTGAGCCCGCTCGACCGGTTGGCGTACATGGCGGACCGGGCCATGGGGGCGTTGGAGTTCCGGCCGGCGCGGGGACCGCGTCAGCGGACGACGAGCGCGGTCGAACTGAGTGCGCTCGTCGAGGGGGCACGCAGCGTGCTGGACGCCAGCTTCGGCGACGACCGCGAGGCGGAGTCGGCGATCAGGTCGTTGATCCAGGTGGGGACGTCGGCGGGTGGGGCGCGGGCGAAGGCGGTGGTCGCGTGGAACCGTGGCACGGGCGAGATCCGGTCGGGCCAGGTGGCGGCGCCGGACGGGTTCGAGCACTGGTTGATCAAGCTGGACGGGGTGGGCCCGGACTCCGAGCTGGGGTCGGGAGGTCTCGCCGGACGGGTCGAGTACGCGTATTCGCTGATGGCGGGGGCGGCGGGGATCGACATGGCCGAGTGCCGGTTGCTCGACGAGAACGGGCGGTCGCACTTCATGACGCGTCGATTCGACCGCCGGGCCGAGGGCAAGGCCCACGTCCTCACGCTGTGCGGGGCGGCCCATCTCGACTTCCGGCAGCGACAGGCCCACGACTACGGGCAGCTGTTCGACGCCGTCCGTCGGATGGGGTCGGGCGACGAGGCGATGGCGCAGGCGTTCCGCCGGATGGTCTTCAACGTGCTGGCGGCCAACAACGACGACCACACGAAGAACTCGTCGTTCCTGTTGGCGGGGCCCGAGGCGTCGTGGGGGCTGTCGCCCGCGTACGACGTGACGTTCGCGCACAACCCGACCGGGCGGTGGACGTACCAGCACCTCATGGGGGTGGACGGCGTCTTCCGCGATGTCTCGAGGGCCGACGTGATGCGCCTGGCGGACCGTTTCCTGGTGCGGGACGCGTCGGGCATCGTCGACGAGGTGCGTGACGCGGTGGGGCGGTGGCGGTCGTTCGCCGACGAGGCCGGTCTGCCCCGCGAGGCGGTCGTCCACGTCGAGGAGGCGCTGCCCGGCTGGTGA
- a CDS encoding FUSC family protein, whose product MSDRRPTPTDRGSTSPDRRSALRRDARTATHWTRVLLAQPRLLLAVKTALAAALAYWIAPQVPGVAADYPYYAPLGAVIAMYPTIKSSLRQGFQVLVGVVVGIALATAVFSLQDGQPGVLAVALVVGVGVLVAGIRWLGAGRDWVLTAGLFVLLLGGANAEAYSLGYIVQIGVGVVVGVIVNLVLVPPLYASRAEDRLLRVKDSLADRADEVAGVFETPWPLEDDEWERRVGVLPSTLRRVRETVAYADESRRMNPRWLLRRRDLGQEYADLATYERVSFHLQDVAEVSGILGRRIGRQIGMPDDLAPDVAHAVHGVATVIRRHGADDVDAFTDARRRVADLWDAVDRHRDRPTTDTSGGVSIAVSLGRIIAALDPDDTTAPRPEDDAAEEGRAADDDDTGGRVGGTDSTGPVDDDSAPRDTAPHDTVQDGEADAGR is encoded by the coding sequence ATGTCCGATCGACGCCCCACCCCGACCGATCGAGGCTCCACCTCGCCCGATCGACGGTCCGCCCTGCGTCGCGACGCCCGCACCGCGACCCACTGGACCCGCGTCCTGCTGGCCCAACCGCGCCTCCTGCTCGCCGTGAAGACGGCGCTCGCCGCCGCCCTCGCCTACTGGATCGCGCCGCAGGTGCCCGGCGTCGCCGCCGACTACCCGTACTACGCGCCGCTCGGCGCCGTGATCGCGATGTACCCGACCATCAAGAGCTCGCTGCGACAGGGGTTCCAGGTGCTGGTCGGCGTGGTCGTCGGCATCGCCCTCGCCACGGCGGTCTTCTCGCTGCAGGACGGTCAGCCCGGCGTGTTGGCGGTGGCGCTCGTCGTCGGGGTCGGCGTGCTCGTGGCCGGCATCCGCTGGCTCGGCGCCGGTCGCGACTGGGTGCTCACGGCCGGGCTGTTCGTGCTGCTGCTCGGCGGCGCGAACGCCGAGGCCTACTCGCTGGGCTACATCGTGCAGATCGGGGTCGGCGTCGTCGTCGGCGTCATCGTCAACCTGGTGCTCGTGCCGCCGCTCTACGCCTCGCGCGCCGAGGATCGCCTCCTCCGGGTGAAGGACTCGCTGGCCGACCGGGCCGACGAGGTCGCCGGCGTGTTCGAGACCCCCTGGCCCCTCGAGGACGACGAATGGGAGCGTCGCGTGGGCGTCCTGCCGAGCACCCTCCGCCGCGTCCGCGAGACCGTCGCGTACGCGGACGAGTCCCGTCGCATGAACCCGCGGTGGTTGCTCCGCCGCCGCGACCTCGGCCAGGAGTACGCGGATCTCGCCACGTACGAGCGCGTCTCGTTCCACCTGCAGGACGTCGCCGAGGTCTCGGGCATCCTCGGTCGCCGGATCGGCCGGCAGATCGGCATGCCCGACGACCTCGCGCCCGACGTCGCCCACGCCGTGCACGGCGTCGCCACCGTCATCCGACGCCACGGGGCCGACGACGTCGACGCGTTCACCGACGCCCGGCGACGCGTCGCGGACCTCTGGGACGCCGTCGACCGCCACCGGGACCGCCCGACCACGGACACGAGCGGCGGCGTCTCGATCGCCGTCTCGCTCGGACGCATCATCGCCGCGCTCGACCCCGACGACACCACCGCGCCCCGCCCCGAGGACGACGCCGCCGAGGAGGGGCGCGCGGCCGACGACGACGACACCGGCGGCCGGGTGGGCGGCACCGACAGCACGGGGCCGGTCGACGACGACAGCGCACCCCGCGACACCGCCCCGCACGACACCGTGCAGGACGGCGAGGCCGACGCCGGTCGCTGA